CGTCATCGGAAAGAATGCTGATGGAAAACAAGAATTTCACAAAGTAGCTGGGCTATCAGTCGAAGATGATTGGACTGTATATCCACGTTATGGTGTTGTAGCAGGTTCAAAAGACAATCACAATTCGATCACTAAAGAGCAAGTGGAAGGATATAAAAATAGTATTGACCAATTGGCCAATATGCACATCAATAACTACTTCTTCTACGACGTTTACAATACTCCTGCTAATCCATTCCCAGCTAATGTTGAACGATTCACACAAGATTGGGCTACTTTCTTGATTCCGAAAGGTGAAACTGATCCTGAAAAACGTAAAACATACTTACCGGTTATTGACACAGAAGCTGTAAAAGAGTTGGTTTCTCATGTCCATTCAACTGGTGCTAAAGCTATGCTTTATAATATGATTTACGCTGTGTCTCTTGATGAGAAAATCCCAGACCAAGTAAAAAGTGCGATCGTACGCAACTTGCAAGATCACTTCAACTTTGGAAAGACTGGTGATGTTACAGCGACTGATATCCAACAATTTCTTGATCCAGGAGATCCGAACTGGCAAAACTTTATCATCAATGTGATGTTAAAAGCCATGAAAGAAGGCGGCTTCGATGGTTGGCAAGGGGACACTATGGGGACTAACTTGGTTGAAAAAGTTAACGAACCTGGAAAAGCTTTCTCTTTAAGTGAACACTATCCAAAACTAGCCGCAGCTGCAACAGAGGCCCTCAAAAAAGAAGGCTATGACTTCTTGATCAACGATATCTCAACTGGAGATGCTGATCGATTAGGAAAAACCAATGTCTCTGCACCTTACGCGGAAGTTTGGGGAGATAGCATCGCCCATGATTCTACCTACCAAGCCTTAACACGCTTGACTGAGCGTATGCGAGATTTATACAACGGAAAATCTCCAATTATCGCTGCTTATACACACCGTGAAAAAAATGCAGCAAAACTCAGCAAAGACAATGAATTACTAACAGATGCAATTATTGCAGCAAGTGGAGGTTATCATATGACCACTGCTGCTCTCAATACATCTCAAGATGAAAAAGGTTTTGGTGTTATTCAGGCTGAATGGTACCTCAATCAAAACTTACCAGTCAATGCTGATTTTGCTAATGCAGAATTCAACTACCAAGAATTTATCGTTGCCTACCAAGAACTCCTTCGTGGACGCGAAACTTTAGCACATGATACTCGCCGTATTGGAGACAATACAAATGTTCTTGTAAATGGTAACTTTATCGGTTCTAATCTTGATAATTCAGATGGTGTTCAACCTGGTACCGTTTATACCATCACAAAAGAAACTAAAACTGGTGACCGAATTGCTCATTTAATTAATCTTGTTGGAATTACTGAAAACAAATGGAATAGTGCTGTTAATTCCACTACCAAACTGACTAACATCCAAGCTTTTGTTCCACTTGGTAAAATTTCAAAAGATCAGGCCGAACATGCGAATATCTACTGGGCTACCCCAGATGCAGTAGATGGAAAGTATAATATTAAACTTCGCGAGACTACTGCTAATGTATATTACGATAGCGGTGCGGGACAATGGATGGCTGCAATTGATGTTCCTAGCCTTGATGTGTGGGATATGCTCTATGTCAAACTCAATGAGGTTGCCCGTGTAATTTATCAAGATGAAACTGGTAAAGAACTGGAACGTTCAAAAGACTTTGTTGGTCATACTGGTGAAAAAATTGACTACTCAACAAAAGATACGATTGCTAAATATTTGAAGCAAGGTTATAAACTAGTTGAGAACGAATTTGATAAAAATGGACAAGCAAAATTTGACCGAGATGCTTCAAACATTAATGATGATGGCGTACAAGAATTCATTGTTCGCTTTGCTCCAAAAATCGTAGATTTTTCTGAGACACAGCCAATTCAAGTTGGTCAAGTTGTTCCAGGAGATACTGATGGCAGCCTCTATCCAACTCCTAAAGCTCCAAATGGAAAATCTATTAGTGATCTCAATCATTTATCTGAAACAGTGACTCGTACCATCACATATGTGATTGAAGATAAGAATGGACACAATCGTCAAGAAGCTGGCATCACTTCAAAAACAGATAGTTTAAGCTTTAGCCGCAAAGGGACTATCAATTTGGTAAGTGGAGAAACTACACTTGAAGATTGGGAACCTAAAGACGGCACTACTTTCGCAGATTATGAAAATCCAGTCAAAAATGGATATGTTGTGGTATCTGAGGAAACAAATGCAACAATCACTCCTGATCTTAAGAAATCTGGAACTCACACTGGAATCCTAGCTGAATCAGATGACATTTCTGATATTGTTGTCTACCGACCAGTTGGTGTTTATACAATTAGTTATGCTTCTGGAAAAGAACCAGCAAATGCTATTAAGGAGATTCCTTATCTCAATGATCCTTCCAATCCAACTGCTATTTCAGCGCCAACTGCAACTCTGCCATATATTGAAGGATTAGAACCTAAAGATGCAACTGGAAAAGTCTTAACCTTCGTAGACCCACTTGATGAAACTAAGGGTTACCTTCTTCCGACTGCAACTTCTGCCACTATTGATACACCAATTACTTATACCATTTCTCAAGGAACAGTGACTGTACTCTTCCTCATTGCAGGTAGCAATACAGAACTACAAGACTCTCAAACAGTTTTTGAAAATGCAGACTTTGGTACGAACTATACTACAGATGCACCAAAAGTCATTACCAAAGACGGTCTAGTCTATAATTTAGTTGGTCATCGTGAGGGTTCTGCTGATGTTTCAGGAACAGTATCTAAGGGAAATAAAACAGTAATTTATGACTACAAACTTGCTTCAGGAAATGTAATAGCACGATTTGTCCTTCAAAACACCACAACTGAATTGCAACCAGCTATCGTTGTTGCTTCAAATGCAGATAACGGTTCTGCCTACATTGCTGTTGCACCGGACGAAATTTCTTATAATGGTCAAACATACGAACGTATTAGCAGTGCACAACAATCAGGCCAAGTCGGAGTAGGTACTACAGATCTGATTTTTGAATACAAAGTCAAAGAATTACCAACTCCTCAACCTCAACCTAAACCTCAACCTAAACCTCAACCTAAACCTCAACCTAAACCTCAGCCTAAACCTCAGCCTAAACCTCAGCCTAAACCTCAACCTCAGCCTAAACCTCAGCCTAAACCTCAACCTCAGCCTAAACCTCAGCCTAAACCTCAAACTCAAACTCAAGTTCAACCTCAAACTCAAGTTCAAGTTCAAGGTTCTGAACGCCAAAAAGAGTCAATACAATCAGAAAGAACTTTGATTAAACCTGGTAGTCAGCTACCTGCAACAGGAGAGCAAAATTCCCAATTAGCATATCTTGGATTTGCTTTTCTCACTGGATTTGCAGGTCTTGTCGGTTATAAAAAGAAACAAGATTAAACTACTATAATTTTAAAAACCCAAGGAATAAGTCCTCGGGTTTTTTTAAGAAAATAACAAAGAGGCCTTGCTCTTACGAGCAAAGCCTCTTCATTTTAGAGCTAAAATTGCTATTTCAATACCAAAATATTGATCTTATCTCAATCTTAGTCTTCACGTCTTTTTGGTTTTGCAATTAAACCAAGACCTACTAGACCAAGTGCTGCACCTAGAGTCACTAATCCAACTTTAGATTGCTCACCAGTATTTGGCAACTCACGACCTTTAGGTTTTTCCGGAGTTGGTGGTGCTACCGGCGTTGGC
The window above is part of the Streptococcus sp. Marseille-Q6470 genome. Proteins encoded here:
- a CDS encoding glycoside hydrolase family 66 protein, whose translation is MRSSNNFSQEKGHGYFRKRNKVLVSMITVFGSLMLSSVAMADEVASTTTSTTNVTTSSQPATSTETTSTETTSEQPTTTTSEGTPKTSSSEETSTLPQTSSTTEPTTRSTSVATSTYNTPKIQNDVTFNKATYKSGEDVSISINNPDVTSSDLTVSHLDKVIYELKNAPGNSLVIPNSVFSPNSGYLIDVIGKNADGKQEFHKVAGLSVEDDWTVYPRYGVVAGSKDNHNSITKEQVEGYKNSIDQLANMHINNYFFYDVYNTPANPFPANVERFTQDWATFLIPKGETDPEKRKTYLPVIDTEAVKELVSHVHSTGAKAMLYNMIYAVSLDEKIPDQVKSAIVRNLQDHFNFGKTGDVTATDIQQFLDPGDPNWQNFIINVMLKAMKEGGFDGWQGDTMGTNLVEKVNEPGKAFSLSEHYPKLAAAATEALKKEGYDFLINDISTGDADRLGKTNVSAPYAEVWGDSIAHDSTYQALTRLTERMRDLYNGKSPIIAAYTHREKNAAKLSKDNELLTDAIIAASGGYHMTTAALNTSQDEKGFGVIQAEWYLNQNLPVNADFANAEFNYQEFIVAYQELLRGRETLAHDTRRIGDNTNVLVNGNFIGSNLDNSDGVQPGTVYTITKETKTGDRIAHLINLVGITENKWNSAVNSTTKLTNIQAFVPLGKISKDQAEHANIYWATPDAVDGKYNIKLRETTANVYYDSGAGQWMAAIDVPSLDVWDMLYVKLNEVARVIYQDETGKELERSKDFVGHTGEKIDYSTKDTIAKYLKQGYKLVENEFDKNGQAKFDRDASNINDDGVQEFIVRFAPKIVDFSETQPIQVGQVVPGDTDGSLYPTPKAPNGKSISDLNHLSETVTRTITYVIEDKNGHNRQEAGITSKTDSLSFSRKGTINLVSGETTLEDWEPKDGTTFADYENPVKNGYVVVSEETNATITPDLKKSGTHTGILAESDDISDIVVYRPVGVYTISYASGKEPANAIKEIPYLNDPSNPTAISAPTATLPYIEGLEPKDATGKVLTFVDPLDETKGYLLPTATSATIDTPITYTISQGTVTVLFLIAGSNTELQDSQTVFENADFGTNYTTDAPKVITKDGLVYNLVGHREGSADVSGTVSKGNKTVIYDYKLASGNVIARFVLQNTTTELQPAIVVASNADNGSAYIAVAPDEISYNGQTYERISSAQQSGQVGVGTTDLIFEYKVKELPTPQPQPKPQPKPQPKPQPKPQPKPQPKPQPKPQPQPKPQPKPQPQPKPQPKPQTQTQVQPQTQVQVQGSERQKESIQSERTLIKPGSQLPATGEQNSQLAYLGFAFLTGFAGLVGYKKKQD